Proteins from a genomic interval of Paraconexibacter algicola:
- the coaBC gene encoding bifunctional phosphopantothenoylcysteine decarboxylase/phosphopantothenate--cysteine ligase CoaBC, protein MARVLIGVTGGIAAYKTLELVRLATKAGHAVRVVQTPTAQQFVGAVSFAGLTGAPVLVSEFERDPARGAFPDQAPPGHDPLSHLELVANADVLVIAPASANTIAKLAHGLADNLLTSAALAATCPVLVAPAMNNAMYEHAATQANLATLRDRGVVVIDPGTGALGSKGEWGVGRLAEPADLLARIEAVLAGRPTAGPWDGLRVLVTAGGTREPIDSVRYVGNRSSGRMGFALADAAAARGAAVTVVAANVTLPRNPAVRYLDVETAAQLADACAGAFAQTDVLLMAAAVADFRPVGPADHKIKKTGRGELTVEMEATVDVLASLSGTRRDGQVLVGFAAEHGDGALAYGRDKLERKGLDAIVVNDISRPDIGFDTPENEVTVITRTGDQPIAKADKAAVADAILAVVDRLRDAAVRTPT, encoded by the coding sequence ATGGCGCGCGTCCTGATCGGCGTCACCGGCGGCATCGCCGCCTACAAGACGCTGGAGCTCGTCCGGCTCGCCACGAAGGCGGGCCACGCGGTGCGCGTCGTGCAGACGCCCACCGCGCAGCAGTTCGTGGGGGCCGTGTCGTTCGCCGGCCTGACCGGCGCGCCGGTCCTCGTCTCGGAGTTCGAGCGCGACCCGGCACGCGGCGCGTTCCCCGACCAGGCGCCCCCCGGGCACGACCCGCTGAGCCACCTCGAGCTCGTCGCCAACGCCGACGTGCTCGTGATCGCCCCGGCGTCGGCGAACACGATCGCCAAGCTCGCCCACGGGCTCGCCGACAACCTCCTCACCTCGGCGGCGCTCGCCGCGACCTGCCCGGTGCTCGTCGCGCCCGCGATGAACAACGCGATGTACGAGCACGCCGCCACGCAGGCGAACCTCGCGACGCTGCGCGACCGCGGCGTCGTCGTGATCGACCCGGGCACGGGCGCGCTCGGCTCCAAGGGGGAGTGGGGCGTCGGTCGGCTCGCCGAGCCCGCCGACCTGCTCGCCCGCATCGAGGCGGTCCTCGCCGGCCGGCCCACCGCCGGGCCGTGGGACGGCCTGCGCGTCCTCGTCACCGCCGGGGGCACGCGGGAGCCGATCGACTCCGTGCGCTACGTCGGCAACCGCTCCTCGGGCCGGATGGGCTTCGCGCTCGCCGACGCCGCCGCCGCCCGCGGGGCCGCGGTCACCGTCGTCGCCGCGAACGTCACGCTCCCGCGCAACCCCGCGGTCCGCTACCTCGACGTCGAGACCGCCGCGCAGCTCGCCGACGCCTGCGCCGGCGCCTTCGCCCAGACCGACGTGCTGCTGATGGCCGCCGCCGTCGCCGACTTCCGGCCCGTCGGCCCGGCCGACCACAAGATCAAGAAGACCGGTCGCGGCGAGCTCACGGTCGAGATGGAGGCGACGGTCGACGTCCTCGCGTCCCTCTCCGGCACCCGCCGCGACGGGCAGGTCCTCGTCGGCTTCGCCGCCGAGCACGGCGACGGCGCGCTCGCCTACGGGCGCGACAAGCTCGAGCGCAAGGGGCTCGACGCGATCGTCGTCAACGACATCTCGCGGCCGGACATCGGCTTCGACACGCCCGAGAACGAGGTCACGGTCATCACGCGCACGGGGGACCAGCCGATCGCCAAGGCGGACAAGGCCGCGGTCGCCGACGCGATCCTCGCGGTCGTCGACCGGCTGCGCGACGCCGCCGTGCGGACACCGACGTGA
- the nusA gene encoding transcription termination factor NusA, whose amino-acid sequence MSREIIEAIKGLAAEKNISDEKLMAALEDALLSAYKKLPGAARYARVDVDPETGEFIVMRYRIPKDLEQELLVQTVEEESYIDPETGERVEPADPEIDAAKFEQYRDQIEEIDDTPEDFGRIAAQTAKQVILQRIREAERDMMFEEFRDRVGELITGVVQQKDSRYTLIQLRDRVEALLPKSEQVDGERYEHNQRVKAVIKEVSNSTKGPSIIVSRRDADLIKALFELEVPEIADGLVEIAGVAREPGYRSKIAVVSYADGVDPVGACVGPRGSRVRMVVSELRGEKIDIIPYNDEPARFVAKALSPARVREVIVDDEARQATVIVPDDQLSLAIGREGQNARLAARLTGWRIDIKSETDFASTADDEGFEEQVQDGGRCAAVLTNGRRCPNAALGGSPYCGLQLHQALSRFTTSSVAVLTGLTDADVASLADPEKSQDDVAEIVGRAEAAYAEATPVEPVADDEPLPDEAPEGVADEAQAAEEPQEAAVAVADEPAAEESAPEAQEEPAAEGEGSSS is encoded by the coding sequence ATGTCACGCGAGATCATCGAAGCCATCAAGGGCCTCGCCGCCGAGAAGAACATCTCGGACGAGAAGCTCATGGCCGCCCTGGAGGACGCGCTCCTCTCGGCGTACAAGAAGCTGCCGGGGGCGGCCCGCTATGCGCGCGTGGACGTCGACCCGGAGACGGGCGAGTTCATCGTGATGCGCTACCGCATCCCCAAGGACCTCGAGCAGGAGCTGCTCGTGCAGACGGTCGAGGAGGAGTCGTACATCGACCCCGAGACCGGCGAGCGCGTGGAGCCCGCCGACCCCGAGATCGACGCGGCGAAGTTCGAGCAGTACCGCGACCAGATCGAGGAGATCGACGACACGCCGGAGGACTTCGGCCGCATCGCCGCGCAGACCGCCAAGCAGGTCATCCTGCAGCGCATCCGCGAGGCCGAGCGCGACATGATGTTCGAGGAGTTCCGCGACCGCGTCGGCGAGCTCATCACCGGCGTCGTCCAGCAGAAGGACTCCCGCTACACGCTGATCCAGCTGCGCGACCGCGTCGAGGCGCTGCTCCCCAAGAGCGAGCAGGTCGACGGCGAGCGCTACGAGCACAACCAGCGCGTCAAGGCGGTCATCAAGGAGGTCTCGAACTCCACGAAGGGCCCGTCGATTATCGTCTCGCGTCGCGACGCGGACCTGATCAAGGCGCTGTTCGAGCTCGAGGTCCCCGAGATCGCCGACGGCCTCGTCGAGATCGCCGGCGTCGCGCGCGAGCCCGGCTACCGGTCGAAGATCGCGGTGGTCTCCTACGCCGACGGGGTCGACCCGGTCGGCGCCTGCGTCGGCCCGCGCGGCTCCCGCGTGCGCATGGTCGTGTCCGAGCTGCGCGGCGAGAAGATCGACATCATCCCCTACAACGACGAGCCCGCCCGCTTCGTCGCGAAGGCCCTGTCGCCCGCCCGCGTGCGCGAGGTCATCGTCGACGACGAGGCCCGTCAGGCCACCGTCATCGTCCCGGACGACCAGCTGTCGCTGGCGATCGGCCGCGAGGGCCAGAACGCGCGGCTCGCCGCGCGCCTGACCGGCTGGCGGATCGACATCAAGTCCGAGACCGACTTCGCGTCGACCGCGGACGACGAGGGCTTCGAGGAGCAGGTCCAGGACGGCGGCCGCTGCGCGGCGGTCCTGACCAACGGCCGTCGCTGCCCGAACGCGGCACTGGGCGGCTCCCCGTACTGCGGCCTGCAGCTGCACCAGGCGCTGAGCCGGTTCACGACCTCGTCGGTCGCGGTCCTCACGGGCCTGACCGACGCGGACGTCGCGTCGCTCGCCGACCCGGAGAAGTCGCAGGACGACGTGGCGGAGATCGTCGGGCGCGCCGAGGCGGCCTACGCCGAGGCGACCCCGGTCGAGCCCGTCGCGGACGACGAGCCGCTGCCGGACGAGGCGCCCGAGGGCGTCGCGGACGAGGCGCAGGCCGCCGAGGAGCCGCAGGAGGCCGCGGTCGCGGTCGCCGACGAGCCCGCCGCCGAGGAGTCCGCCCCCGAGGCGCAGGAGGAGCCGGCCGCCGAGGGCGAGGGATCGTCGTCGTAG
- a CDS encoding transglutaminaseTgpA domain-containing protein, whose protein sequence is MSTLAPAPRRERPARRPPRTAPAPAPVAAPARGGLRLAAWTLLALLAAHAWADQVAPASRAAATASVLLGSAIGALLLLAPRVTSRRRRLLLVDGLAVGALVLALATCGVPLRLLLPDAWGELAAGIGQGLGALPGVRVPYRGLDEWTRATIVLGGTLLVLVSAWVAFVPRGAATGRPLVAAGLLATLYAVPVVERAPDHPFLQGTAVTVLLAVLLWGDRLPRGQARPAAILLAVAAVAAAVLAPRLDGDRPLFDYESFVADSLQGRNTSTFSWQHRYGPLNWTRTGREVLRIRARQGTYWKAAVLPEFDGRAWRTTDAVDIRTPDTEIAEDPGYRQQLTVVVAGLRSPEYVTAGSTRSIAASPRLAIESGFGIFRTGSRPLRRGDAYRAEVYVPQPSPETMRDAGSSYPLFTRRFLSMGLPDSERSVLLFPRWGESQSIFRYALGAPPRSDGEEQLLASPYRRTYRLAQRLRAASATPYDFIRNVRARVMRDATYTETPRVDPRAPLDGFLFDRREGYCQQFSGAMALLLRMGGVPARVASGFTAGTYDDARKEWVVRDLDAHSWVEAYVPGQGWVAFDPTPAAAPPRSQLRDDEPATTPDEPAEEQDADEGPAGAPADARLGGGPGAPAASPGDESLSLGPPLLVVLAAGALVAFVVRRRVGVRADDPPELAELLQALRLTGRPPATGTTLRQLEERFRHAPQAADYLRAVRAQRYAPSATGPGRAQRAALRTALADGLGAGGRLRAWWALPPRPVGRRGRRA, encoded by the coding sequence GTGAGCACCCTGGCACCCGCGCCGCGCCGCGAGCGTCCTGCCCGCCGGCCGCCACGCACGGCGCCAGCACCCGCGCCCGTCGCGGCACCGGCGCGCGGCGGCCTGCGGCTCGCCGCCTGGACGCTGCTCGCGCTGCTGGCCGCGCACGCGTGGGCCGACCAGGTCGCCCCGGCCTCGCGCGCTGCCGCGACCGCGAGCGTGCTGCTGGGCAGCGCGATCGGCGCGCTCCTGCTGCTCGCCCCGCGCGTCACGTCGCGCCGGCGGCGGCTGCTGCTCGTCGACGGCCTCGCGGTGGGCGCGCTCGTGCTCGCCCTGGCGACCTGCGGCGTTCCGCTGCGCCTCCTGCTGCCGGACGCCTGGGGCGAGCTGGCGGCCGGCATCGGCCAGGGGCTCGGCGCGCTGCCCGGCGTCCGCGTCCCGTACCGGGGGCTCGACGAGTGGACCCGCGCGACGATCGTCCTCGGCGGCACGCTGCTGGTGCTCGTGTCCGCCTGGGTCGCGTTCGTCCCCCGCGGCGCGGCGACCGGCCGCCCGCTGGTCGCCGCCGGCCTGCTCGCGACGCTGTACGCGGTCCCGGTCGTCGAACGCGCACCCGACCACCCGTTCCTGCAGGGCACCGCGGTCACCGTGCTGCTCGCCGTCCTGCTGTGGGGGGACCGGCTGCCGCGCGGCCAGGCGCGTCCGGCGGCCATCCTGCTGGCGGTGGCGGCCGTCGCGGCCGCGGTGCTCGCCCCGCGCCTGGACGGTGACCGGCCGCTGTTCGACTACGAGTCGTTCGTCGCCGACAGCCTCCAGGGCCGCAACACGAGCACGTTCTCCTGGCAGCACCGCTACGGCCCGCTGAACTGGACGCGGACCGGCCGCGAGGTCCTGCGGATCCGCGCCCGGCAGGGCACCTACTGGAAGGCCGCCGTCCTGCCCGAGTTCGACGGTCGCGCCTGGCGGACGACCGACGCGGTCGACATCCGCACGCCGGACACCGAGATCGCCGAGGACCCCGGCTACCGCCAGCAGCTGACCGTCGTCGTCGCCGGGCTGCGCTCCCCGGAGTACGTGACCGCCGGCTCGACCCGCAGCATCGCCGCGTCGCCACGGCTCGCGATCGAGAGCGGCTTCGGCATCTTCCGGACGGGGTCGCGCCCGCTGCGTCGCGGCGACGCCTACCGCGCCGAGGTGTACGTGCCGCAGCCGTCCCCGGAGACGATGCGCGACGCCGGCAGCAGCTACCCGCTGTTCACCCGCCGGTTCCTGTCGATGGGCCTCCCGGACAGCGAGCGGTCGGTGCTGCTGTTCCCGCGCTGGGGCGAGAGCCAGTCGATCTTCCGCTACGCCCTCGGCGCCCCGCCGCGCTCGGACGGGGAGGAGCAGCTGCTGGCCTCGCCCTACCGGCGCACCTACCGCCTGGCGCAGCGGCTGCGCGCGGCGTCGGCGACCCCGTACGACTTCATCCGCAACGTCCGCGCACGGGTCATGCGCGACGCGACCTACACCGAGACGCCGCGCGTCGACCCGCGCGCGCCGCTGGACGGCTTCCTCTTCGACCGCCGCGAGGGCTACTGCCAGCAGTTCTCCGGCGCGATGGCGCTGCTGCTGCGGATGGGCGGGGTGCCCGCCCGCGTCGCCTCCGGCTTCACCGCCGGCACCTACGACGACGCCCGCAAGGAGTGGGTCGTGCGGGACCTCGACGCCCACTCGTGGGTCGAGGCGTACGTGCCCGGCCAGGGCTGGGTCGCGTTCGACCCGACGCCCGCCGCCGCGCCGCCGCGCTCGCAGCTGCGCGACGACGAGCCCGCGACCACGCCGGACGAGCCCGCCGAGGAGCAGGACGCCGACGAGGGCCCCGCCGGGGCGCCGGCCGACGCGCGTCTGGGCGGCGGTCCGGGCGCACCCGCGGCGAGCCCCGGGGACGAGTCGCTGTCGCTCGGCCCGCCGCTGCTGGTCGTCCTCGCCGCCGGGGCGCTCGTCGCGTTCGTCGTGCGCCGCCGCGTCGGCGTCCGGGCCGACGACCCGCCGGAGCTCGCCGAGCTGCTGCAGGCGCTGCGCCTGACCGGTCGACCGCCCGCGACGGGCACGACGCTGCGCCAGCTCGAGGAGCGGTTCCGGCACGCCCCGCAGGCCGCCGACTACCTGCGCGCGGTCCGCGCGCAGCGGTACGCGCCGTCCGCGACGGGTCCCGGCCGGGCCCAGCGCGCCGCCCTGCGCACGGCGCTGGCCGACGGCCTGGGGGCGGGGGGACGCCTGCGCGCCTGGTGGGCGCTGCCGCCGCGACCCGTGGGCCGGCGCGGCCGACGGGCGTAG
- the rimP gene encoding ribosome maturation factor RimP, whose amino-acid sequence MTKDIQTQVETTLASAMPDVEVLLAEVVAGGTLRLFVDHPDGVSLALCEQVTRALEDLREQYALEVSSPGRDRPLVKPDHFRRFLGRRARVRTREARDGHKSFTGELVGADDREVTIAAETGVVAIPYTEIHRSNLVEE is encoded by the coding sequence GTGACCAAGGACATCCAGACGCAGGTGGAGACGACGCTCGCGTCGGCGATGCCCGACGTCGAGGTCCTGCTCGCCGAGGTCGTCGCCGGGGGGACGCTGCGGCTGTTCGTCGACCATCCCGACGGTGTGAGCCTCGCGCTCTGCGAGCAGGTCACCCGCGCCCTGGAGGACCTCCGCGAGCAGTACGCGCTGGAGGTGTCCTCGCCGGGCCGGGACCGGCCGCTGGTCAAGCCCGACCACTTCCGCCGCTTCCTCGGCCGCCGCGCCCGCGTGCGGACCCGTGAGGCGCGGGACGGCCACAAGAGCTTCACCGGCGAGCTGGTCGGCGCCGACGACCGAGAGGTCACGATCGCGGCCGAGACCGGCGTCGTCGCGATCCCGTACACCGAGATCCACCGATCGAACCTCGTGGAGGAGTAG
- a CDS encoding DUF58 domain-containing protein: MRRGDRDHGGSRPAAGTLLLALALLAAAAAFDAEPLYVPGVAFGLLAVLCLLWVRLAAAGLRVRRTVSGGRVQEDDPLPVTVTVVGGVLRLPTGEIRDPLLRRARPLQLGRDRQVVQATARLPRRGRRLVAPPSVLVRDPFGLAARTVGGGEPTEVLVLPRVDPVVVTAAGADGTGLGLRRRRRPTSAEVEVDGVGPLRPGTPASRIHWPSIARRAEPQERRLHADGGRLPVVVLDPSPDPGDPQGAADDLDAAVRAVASLAVHLARRGGCEVLLPGDRRPTELDATLGGWARLHVRLALVEAGPAPATAQLRGRTGPIVHVSARRVQRPPRALAQHGAGQVLVVPGSIAGRRAAFAVAGCAGYELADRLDAARSA, from the coding sequence ATGCGCCGTGGCGACCGCGACCACGGAGGCAGCCGGCCCGCGGCGGGCACGCTGCTGCTCGCGCTCGCCCTGCTCGCCGCGGCCGCGGCGTTCGACGCCGAGCCGCTCTACGTGCCGGGCGTCGCGTTCGGGCTGCTCGCGGTCCTCTGCCTGCTGTGGGTGCGGCTCGCCGCCGCGGGCCTGCGGGTACGGCGCACCGTCTCCGGCGGCCGCGTCCAGGAGGACGACCCCCTGCCCGTCACGGTCACCGTCGTCGGTGGGGTGCTGCGGCTGCCGACCGGCGAGATCCGCGACCCGCTCCTGCGACGCGCGCGGCCGCTGCAGCTCGGGCGCGACCGCCAGGTCGTGCAGGCGACGGCGCGACTGCCGCGGCGCGGACGGCGGCTCGTCGCGCCGCCCAGCGTGCTGGTGCGCGACCCGTTCGGCCTCGCCGCCCGCACGGTCGGCGGCGGCGAGCCGACCGAGGTCCTCGTGCTGCCGCGCGTCGATCCGGTCGTGGTGACCGCGGCGGGCGCGGACGGCACCGGGCTGGGCCTGCGCCGCCGTCGGCGCCCCACGAGCGCCGAGGTCGAGGTCGACGGGGTCGGTCCGCTGCGCCCGGGCACGCCCGCCTCGCGGATCCACTGGCCGTCGATCGCCCGCCGCGCCGAGCCGCAGGAGCGTCGCCTCCACGCCGACGGCGGGCGCCTGCCGGTCGTCGTGCTGGACCCCTCGCCCGACCCGGGCGATCCGCAGGGCGCCGCCGACGACCTCGACGCGGCGGTGCGCGCGGTCGCCTCGCTGGCGGTGCACCTCGCGCGGCGCGGCGGCTGCGAGGTCCTGCTGCCCGGCGATCGCCGGCCCACCGAGCTCGACGCGACCCTCGGCGGCTGGGCCCGGCTGCACGTCCGCCTCGCGCTGGTGGAGGCCGGGCCCGCGCCCGCGACCGCCCAGCTGCGCGGCCGCACCGGCCCGATCGTCCACGTCTCCGCCCGGCGGGTGCAGCGCCCACCGCGCGCGCTGGCCCAGCACGGGGCGGGCCAGGTGCTCGTCGTCCCGGGCTCGATCGCCGGCCGCCGGGCCGCGTTCGCCGTCGCGGGCTGCGCGGGCTACGAGCTCGCCGACCGCCTCGACGCCGCGAGGTCGGCGTGA
- the infB gene encoding translation initiation factor IF-2, with amino-acid sequence MAKRRVFEIAQERGMTSKEVIEALSGGGIAVRAAQSTVEDRHVLRIMGPPPPPPEPEPEPEPTPEPEPTPAPEPTPEPEPEPAAAEVEPTPEPVAKAPEPEPTPEPVAEAPKQAPKPEPIKGPKILSTPDAPKAPAPTSAPAPAETPAPAAQTPPPAAPTPAPATPQAAPPAAAPAPTAPVTSAPTPAPPAAPATPAVAASAPSAPAAPAAQQPAAQAPATAQQPAAQAPPATATDAKGKPSGEAPTRPVKTPRADVPQQPVIGEKPAPGAGPKILALPEPPKKPKRDESKNLPTTGPGGRRRVVIDSQAARRGPGGPGGPGGPGQGPPRRQRRGRRRRGTYDDTVRPLDEAAQKQTDVFKINSGSSVKEVAEYLGVAVPEIIKKLMTLGEMATLTQTLSDEAIQVIADEFEKKIEIVRAGDADDDIPTFDDDAADLEDRPPVVTIMGHVDHGKTSLLDAIRSADIVGGEAGGITQHIGAYQVHHDDKVVTFLDTPGHEAFTAMRARGAKVTDIAVIVVAADDGVKPQTIEAIDHALAAEVPIIAAVNKIDKEGADPTRVRTEMTQHGLQPVEWGGEIEFVDVSAKARTGLEDLLDTILLTAEGMNEGDGLQANADTEASGVVVESKLDPGRGPVATVLLQRGTLKVGDAVVAGPVWGKVRAMNDYHGQRISSAGPGDPVEILGFDGVPSAGEYCRVVDHERQARSLANERAVRLKAEAIARRSGRKRSLDDVFKAARTSETKDLNLILKADVSGSLEAFEDEIAKLPHEEVHVNIILSGVGGITESDVMLAAASNAIIYGFNVRPVGDARAAADREGVEIRNYEVIYRALDELRDAMEGMLDAMDVEETVGTVEVRATFKASKVGTIAGCYVTDGKVTRGGRVRIIRDGTVVHSTTVDTLRRFNDDVREVTSGYECGIVLTNYQDVREGDELEVYETRKVERTLA; translated from the coding sequence ATGGCTAAGAGACGTGTGTTCGAAATCGCGCAGGAGCGCGGGATGACCTCCAAGGAGGTCATCGAAGCGCTGTCCGGTGGCGGGATCGCCGTCCGGGCCGCCCAGTCGACGGTCGAGGACCGCCACGTCCTGCGGATCATGGGGCCGCCCCCGCCGCCGCCCGAGCCGGAGCCCGAGCCCGAGCCCACCCCGGAGCCCGAGCCCACGCCGGCCCCGGAGCCCACGCCGGAGCCGGAGCCCGAGCCCGCCGCCGCGGAGGTCGAGCCGACCCCGGAGCCGGTCGCGAAGGCGCCCGAGCCGGAGCCGACCCCGGAGCCGGTGGCCGAGGCGCCCAAGCAGGCGCCCAAGCCCGAGCCGATCAAGGGCCCGAAGATCCTCTCGACGCCGGACGCCCCGAAGGCGCCCGCGCCGACCTCTGCGCCCGCCCCGGCCGAGACGCCCGCGCCCGCGGCGCAGACGCCGCCGCCGGCCGCGCCGACCCCGGCGCCCGCGACCCCGCAGGCAGCGCCGCCCGCGGCCGCGCCCGCGCCGACGGCGCCGGTGACGTCCGCGCCGACCCCGGCGCCCCCGGCGGCGCCCGCCACCCCCGCCGTCGCGGCATCGGCCCCGAGCGCGCCGGCCGCCCCGGCCGCGCAGCAGCCCGCCGCCCAGGCGCCCGCCACCGCGCAGCAGCCCGCCGCGCAGGCGCCGCCCGCCACGGCGACCGACGCGAAGGGCAAGCCGTCCGGCGAGGCCCCGACCCGCCCGGTGAAGACGCCGCGCGCGGACGTGCCGCAGCAGCCGGTCATCGGCGAGAAGCCCGCGCCCGGAGCCGGCCCGAAGATCCTGGCGCTCCCCGAGCCGCCGAAGAAGCCCAAGCGGGACGAGTCGAAGAACCTCCCGACGACCGGCCCCGGCGGCCGTCGCCGCGTGGTCATCGACTCGCAGGCCGCCCGTCGCGGTCCCGGTGGCCCCGGCGGTCCCGGTGGCCCCGGTCAGGGTCCGCCGCGCCGCCAGCGTCGCGGTCGCCGCCGTCGCGGGACCTACGACGACACCGTCCGCCCGCTGGACGAGGCCGCGCAGAAGCAGACCGACGTCTTCAAGATCAACTCGGGGTCCTCGGTCAAGGAGGTCGCGGAGTACCTCGGCGTGGCCGTGCCCGAGATCATCAAGAAGCTGATGACCCTCGGCGAGATGGCGACGCTCACGCAGACGCTGTCCGACGAGGCGATCCAGGTGATCGCCGACGAGTTCGAGAAGAAGATCGAGATCGTCCGCGCCGGTGACGCCGACGACGACATCCCGACCTTCGACGACGACGCCGCGGACCTCGAGGACCGCCCGCCGGTCGTCACGATCATGGGTCACGTCGACCACGGCAAGACGTCGCTGCTGGACGCGATCCGCAGCGCCGACATCGTCGGCGGCGAGGCCGGCGGCATCACCCAGCACATCGGCGCCTACCAGGTGCATCACGACGACAAGGTCGTCACGTTCCTGGACACCCCGGGTCACGAGGCGTTCACCGCCATGCGTGCCCGCGGCGCGAAGGTCACCGACATCGCGGTGATCGTCGTGGCGGCCGACGACGGCGTGAAGCCCCAGACGATCGAGGCGATCGACCACGCGCTCGCGGCCGAGGTGCCGATCATCGCGGCGGTCAACAAGATCGACAAGGAGGGGGCGGACCCCACGCGCGTCCGCACGGAGATGACCCAGCACGGGCTCCAGCCCGTCGAGTGGGGCGGCGAGATCGAGTTCGTCGACGTCTCCGCCAAGGCCCGCACCGGCCTCGAGGACCTCCTGGACACGATCCTGCTCACCGCCGAGGGCATGAACGAGGGCGACGGCCTGCAGGCCAACGCCGACACCGAGGCCTCCGGCGTCGTCGTCGAGTCCAAGCTCGACCCGGGCCGCGGCCCGGTCGCCACCGTGCTGCTGCAGCGCGGCACCCTGAAGGTCGGGGACGCCGTCGTGGCCGGCCCGGTCTGGGGCAAGGTCCGCGCGATGAACGACTACCACGGGCAGCGCATCAGCTCCGCGGGCCCCGGCGACCCGGTCGAGATCCTCGGGTTCGACGGCGTCCCGTCCGCGGGCGAGTACTGCCGCGTGGTCGACCACGAGCGGCAGGCGCGCAGCCTCGCCAACGAGCGCGCGGTGCGCCTGAAGGCCGAGGCGATCGCGCGGCGCTCGGGTCGCAAGCGCAGCCTCGACGACGTCTTCAAGGCGGCGCGCACGAGCGAGACGAAGGACCTCAACCTCATCCTCAAGGCGGACGTGTCCGGCTCGCTGGAGGCGTTCGAGGACGAGATCGCGAAGCTCCCGCACGAGGAGGTGCACGTCAACATCATCCTGTCGGGTGTCGGCGGCATCACCGAGTCGGACGTCATGCTCGCCGCGGCCTCCAACGCGATCATCTACGGCTTCAACGTCCGCCCGGTGGGCGACGCCCGGGCCGCGGCCGATCGCGAGGGCGTCGAGATCCGCAACTACGAGGTCATCTACCGGGCCCTCGACGAGCTGCGGGACGCGATGGAGGGCATGCTCGACGCGATGGACGTCGAGGAGACCGTCGGCACCGTCGAGGTCCGCGCGACGTTCAAGGCCTCCAAGGTCGGCACGATCGCCGGCTGCTACGTCACCGACGGCAAGGTCACCCGCGGCGGCCGCGTGCGGATCATCCGCGACGGCACCGTGGTGCACTCGACGACGGTCGACACGCTGCGGCGGTTCAACGACGACGTCCGCGAGGTCACGTCCGGGTACGAGTGCGGCATCGTGCTCACGAACTACCAGGACGTGCGCGAGGGCGACGAGCTCGAGGTCTACGAGACGCGCAAGGTCGAGCGGACGCTCGCGTAG
- a CDS encoding YlxR family protein encodes MRTCVGCRSTHPQNQLVRLAAHEGHVVPDPARALPGRGAYVCGAACLEQAVKRRALPRAFRQKVAIPVDLVESIG; translated from the coding sequence ATCCGCACCTGCGTCGGCTGCCGGTCGACGCACCCACAGAACCAGCTCGTGCGCCTCGCGGCGCACGAGGGCCACGTCGTCCCCGATCCGGCCCGGGCCCTGCCCGGCCGGGGGGCGTACGTCTGCGGAGCGGCCTGCCTCGAGCAGGCCGTCAAGCGCCGCGCGTTGCCGCGCGCGTTCCGTCAGAAGGTGGCTATTCCCGTAGACCTCGTAGAATCGATTGGCTGA
- a CDS encoding AAA family ATPase yields MSGLDGAAHAPLDRGEIDAAVGLAARIRATVRDGVEVREEVLDDLLVAIVAEGHVLLEDLPGVGKTTLARALARALGLEFARIQCTADLLPADVVGTNVFNQREDRFEFRPGPIFANVVIVDEINRASPKTQSGLLECMQERRVTVDVHSHELARPFVVLATQNPVEFEGTYPLPEAQVDRFMMRLSLGYPDADAEAAMLLAHELGDRVAALDAAGGPAEVLQAQDLARRVHTSEALRAYVVALLTRTREDARVELGASPRAGLLLLRAAKARALLHGRDHALPDDVQALAEVVLAHRLVLAPEAHGARGGEVVRDALAKTTAL; encoded by the coding sequence GTGAGCGGACTCGACGGCGCCGCACACGCCCCGCTCGACCGCGGCGAGATCGACGCCGCCGTCGGCCTCGCCGCCCGCATCCGGGCGACCGTCCGCGACGGGGTCGAGGTCCGCGAGGAGGTGCTCGACGACCTGCTCGTCGCGATCGTCGCCGAGGGGCACGTCCTCCTGGAGGACCTTCCCGGCGTGGGAAAGACCACGCTGGCCCGCGCGCTCGCGCGCGCGCTCGGGCTCGAGTTCGCGCGCATCCAGTGCACCGCCGACCTGCTGCCCGCGGACGTCGTCGGCACCAACGTCTTCAACCAGCGCGAGGACCGCTTCGAGTTCCGGCCCGGCCCGATCTTCGCCAACGTCGTCATCGTCGACGAGATCAACCGCGCGAGCCCCAAGACGCAGTCGGGCCTGCTGGAGTGCATGCAGGAGCGGCGCGTGACCGTCGACGTGCACAGCCACGAGCTGGCCCGCCCGTTCGTCGTGCTCGCGACGCAGAACCCGGTCGAGTTCGAGGGCACCTACCCGCTGCCCGAGGCGCAGGTCGACCGCTTCATGATGCGCCTGTCGCTCGGCTACCCCGACGCGGACGCCGAGGCCGCGATGCTGCTCGCGCACGAGCTCGGGGACCGCGTCGCCGCGCTCGACGCCGCGGGCGGGCCCGCCGAGGTCCTGCAGGCCCAGGACCTCGCGCGGCGCGTGCACACCTCCGAGGCGCTGCGTGCCTACGTGGTGGCGCTGCTCACCCGCACCCGCGAGGACGCCCGCGTGGAGCTCGGCGCGAGCCCCCGCGCGGGCCTGCTGCTGCTGCGCGCGGCGAAGGCCCGGGCCCTGCTGCACGGCCGCGACCACGCGCTGCCCGACGACGTGCAGGCGCTCGCCGAGGTGGTGCTCGCGCACCGCCTGGTGCTCGCGCCGGAGGCGCACGGCGCCCGCGGCGGCGAGGTCGTGCGCGACGCCCTCGCGAAGACCACGGCGCTCTGA